In Ancalomicrobiaceae bacterium S20, the following proteins share a genomic window:
- a CDS encoding chemoreceptor glutamine deamidase CheD: protein MSLATARPRHLIGGSPDHRSKRAARVYMPGEDAYGIRVLPGDYYTTDAEDEVIVTILGSCVAACVRDPRTGFGGMNHFMLPESESGHWSGVSAAMRYGNHAMETLINAVLTTGCRREDLEIKLFGGADLNEGPMVGTMNARFALKYLEIEGLWPDAVDLGGNLARRIHYRPANGKVQRLFLKPMNVKTVVAEESRYISTISHAPQEGAIELFD, encoded by the coding sequence ATGAGCCTCGCGACCGCCCGCCCCCGCCACCTCATCGGTGGCAGCCCGGATCATCGCTCCAAGCGCGCGGCGCGCGTCTACATGCCGGGCGAGGACGCCTATGGCATCCGCGTCCTGCCGGGCGACTACTACACGACCGATGCCGAGGACGAGGTGATCGTCACGATCCTCGGCTCCTGCGTGGCCGCCTGCGTGCGCGATCCGCGCACCGGCTTCGGCGGCATGAACCACTTCATGCTGCCGGAGAGCGAGAGCGGCCACTGGAGCGGCGTGTCGGCCGCCATGCGCTACGGCAATCACGCCATGGAAACGCTGATCAACGCGGTGCTCACGACGGGCTGCCGGCGCGAGGACCTGGAGATCAAGCTGTTCGGCGGCGCCGACCTCAACGAGGGGCCGATGGTCGGCACCATGAATGCCCGCTTTGCCCTGAAGTATCTGGAGATCGAGGGTCTGTGGCCCGACGCGGTCGATCTCGGCGGCAACCTCGCGCGCCGGATCCACTATCGGCCGGCGAACGGCAAGGTACAGCGGCTGTTTCTGAAGCCGATGAACGTCAAGACCGTCGTCGCCGAGGAGAGCCGCTACATCTCCACGATCTCCCATGCGCCCCAGGAAGGCGCCATCGAGCTGTTCGATTGA
- a CDS encoding protein-glutamate O-methyltransferase CheR — MNASVRSLSATPHAGEREFPFGDAEFAFIAELVFARSGIVLGPSKQNMVYSRLVRRLRELGLPTFSDYCDLVGSPDGADEIGHLINAITTNLTRFFRENHHFEHLGATVVPDLAKRDARRIRIWSAGCSSGEEPYSIAITVADRLAGLGSFDVKILATDLDTNMVAHGRAGIYGRAALEGVPGATVAKHFKREPGGDRFAVRPPARDLITFKPLNLLGPWPMKGPFDAIFCRNVMIYFDNPTKFELVRRFSELLAPGGWLYIGHAETLLGQQEIFKTAGRTIYRKIES, encoded by the coding sequence TTGAACGCCTCCGTCCGATCCCTGTCCGCGACGCCCCATGCCGGTGAACGAGAGTTCCCGTTCGGTGACGCCGAATTCGCCTTCATCGCGGAGCTCGTCTTCGCGCGAAGCGGGATCGTGCTCGGGCCGAGCAAGCAGAACATGGTCTACTCGCGCCTGGTCCGCCGCCTGCGCGAGCTCGGCCTGCCGACCTTCTCCGACTATTGCGATCTCGTCGGCAGCCCGGACGGCGCCGACGAGATCGGTCATCTGATCAACGCGATCACCACCAACCTCACGCGCTTCTTCCGTGAGAACCATCATTTCGAGCACCTCGGCGCGACCGTGGTGCCGGATCTCGCCAAGCGGGACGCGCGCCGGATCAGGATCTGGTCGGCCGGCTGCTCCTCGGGCGAGGAGCCCTACTCGATCGCGATCACGGTCGCCGACCGGCTCGCCGGCCTCGGCAGTTTCGACGTTAAGATCCTCGCGACCGACCTCGACACCAACATGGTCGCGCACGGCCGCGCCGGCATCTACGGCCGCGCCGCGCTCGAGGGCGTGCCGGGCGCGACCGTCGCCAAACACTTCAAGCGCGAGCCCGGCGGCGACCGTTTCGCGGTCCGGCCGCCGGCGCGGGATCTGATCACCTTCAAGCCGCTCAATCTGCTCGGTCCCTGGCCGATGAAGGGTCCGTTCGACGCGATCTTCTGCCGCAACGTGATGATCTATTTCGACAATCCGACCAAGTTCGAACTCGTCCGCCGCTTCTCGGAGCTGCTGGCACCCGGCGGCTGGCTCTACATCGGCCATGCCGAGACGCTGCTCGGCCAGCAGGAGATCTTCAAGACCGCGGGCCGTACGATCTACAGGAAGATCGAGTCATGA